From Apium graveolens cultivar Ventura chromosome 9, ASM990537v1, whole genome shotgun sequence, the proteins below share one genomic window:
- the LOC141687523 gene encoding putative germin-like protein 2-1 has product MKNLTLFLMFLVTMCTIAAANVPNPLQDFCVADFSSSAPRVNGYACLDPKLVKAEHFSVGGLHLDCSTSNSFGSCVNRITVAELPGLNTLGLSNVRVNYAQNGVVPPHIHPRATEILTVLKGRLRVGFVTGNPENRLITKVLGEGDVFVFPMGLVHFQQNVAHGNTTVLAFLSAPNPGVITVANAVFGSNPSIRDDILEKAFQTDAKTINAFKSQF; this is encoded by the exons ATGAAAAACCTAACTCTGTTTCTTATGTTTCTAGTTACTATGTGCACCATTGCAGCTGCTAATGTGCCTAATCCCTTGCAAGATTTTTGTGTCGCGGACTTCAGCAGCTCAG CACCTAGAGTCAATGGATATGCTTGTTTGGACCCTAAACTTGTTAAAGCCGAGCACTTCTCAGTAGGAGGGCTGCATCTGGATTGCAGCACATCTAATTCTTTTGGCAGTTGTGTTAATAGAATTACTGTAGCTGAATTGCCTGGACTAAACACACTTGGTCTGTCAAATGTTCGCGTCAACTATGCACAGAATGGTGTAGTCCCTCCTCACATACACCCTCGTGCCACCGAGATATTAACAGTCTTAAAGGGCCGCCTTCGTGTTGGATTCGTCACTGGAAACCCTGAAAACAGGCTTATAACAAAGGTTCTTGGAGAGGGTGATGTGTTTGTCTTCCCTATGGGACTTGTTCACTTCCAACAAAATGTTGCACATGGAAATACCACTGTACTTGCTTTCTTAAGTGCTCCAAACCCCGGGGTGATCACAGTTGCCAATGCTGTTTTCGGATCAAATCCATCCATACGCGATGATATACTAGAGAAGGCATTTCAAACAGATGCTAAGACCATTAACGCTTTTAAATCCCAATTCTAA
- the LOC141683278 gene encoding tubulin beta-7 chain-like, producing the protein MREILHIQAGQCGNQIGAKFWEVICDEHAINQSGLYDGTDDGLQLERINVYYNEASGGRYVPRAVLVDLEPGTMDAVRTGPYGQIFRPDNFVFGQSGAGNNWAKGHYTEGAELVDSVLDVVRKEAENCDCLQGFQVCQSLGGGTGSGMGTLLISKIREEYPDRMMLTFSVFPSPKVSDTVVEPYNATLSVHQLVENADQCMVLDNEALYDICFRTLKLTTPTFGDLNHLISATMSGVTCCLRFPGQLNSDLRKLAVNLIPFPRLHFFMVGFAPLTSRGSQQYRALTVPELTQQMWDSKNMMCAADPRHGRYLTASAMFRGKMSTKEVDEQLINVQNKNSSYFVEWIPNNVKSSVCDIPPKGLKMSSTFIGNSTSIQEMFRRVSEQFTAMFRRKAFLHWYTGEGMDEMEFTEAESNMNDLVAEYQQYQDATAEEYYEDEEEAELEA; encoded by the exons ATGAGAGAAATCCTCCACATACAAGCAGGCCAATGTGGCAACCAAATAGGTGCCAAGTTCTGGGAAGTCATATGTGATGAACATGCAATCAACCAGTCAGGACTTTACGATGGAACAGATGATGGTCTTCAGCTGGAACGCATAAATGTTTATTATAATGAAGCTAGTGGTGGCAGATATGTTCCAAGAGCTGTGCTTGTGGACTTGGAACCTGGAACTATGGATGCTGTCAGGACAGGGCCTTATGGACAGATTTTTAGGCCTGATAATTTCGTTTTCGGACAGTCGGGTGCGGGGAATAATTGGGCTAAAGGTCATTATACCGAGGGGGCTGAGTTGGTTGATTCTGTTCTTGATGTTGTTAGAAAAGAGGCTGAGAATTGTGATTGTCTTCAAG GATTCCAAGTATGTCAGTCTCTGGGTGGTGGCACTGGATCTGGTATGGGCACCCTTCTCATTTCTAAAATTAGGGAGGAGTATCCGGATCGTATGATGTTGACATTTTCAGTCTTCCCTTCTCCGAAAGTATCTGACACTGTTGTGGAGCCATACAATGCGACGCTTTCAGTTCATCAGCTTGTTGAGAATGCTGATCAGTGCATGGTCTTGGATAATGAGGCACTGTATGACATCTGTTTCCGAACCCTCAAGCTTACGACTCCCACAT TTGGTGATCTCAATCACTTGATCTCTGCTACCATGAGTGGTGTCACGTGTTGCCTTAGGTTTCCTGGTCAGCTGAACTCTGACCTACGGAAACTAGCAGTTAACCTCATTCCATTTCCGCGACTCCACTTCTTCATGGTTGGTTTTGCGCCCTTGACATCAAGAGGTTCCCAGCAATATCGTGCTCTCACTGTCCCGGAACTGACCCAGCAGATGTGGGATTCGAAGAACATGATGTGTGCTGCTGACCCAAGACATGGTCGCTACTTAACAGCGTCAGCCATGTTTCGTGGTAAGATGAGCACAAAAGAGGTTGATGAGCAATTGATTAATGTCCAGAACAAAAACTCATCATACTTTGTTGAGTGGATACCAAACAATGTCAAGTCTAGTGTCTGTGACATCCCACCAAAGGGTTTGAAAATGTCATCAACTTTTATAGGGAACTCAACCTCTATTCAGGAGATGTTCCGTCGGGTTAGTGAGCAATTCACAGCTATGTTCAGGCGAAAGGCTTTCCTGCACTGGTACACTGGTGAAGGAATGGACGAGATGGAATTCACAGAGGCCGAGAGCAACATGAATGACCTTGTGGCTGAATACCAACAATACCAGGATGCAACTGCTGAGGAGTATTACGAGGACGAAGAGGAAGCAGAACTCGAAGCTTGA
- the LOC141686367 gene encoding uncharacterized protein LOC141686367, whose amino-acid sequence MHYNNAYDAVDDYIRIEKTIAMSEACGFPGMMGSINCMNWKWKNYPKACKYRSPVFDEVLEGHALEVNYTINGNNYNMGYYLTDGKYFEWATFVKTIPRVQGDKRKLFSKYQESLRKDVVTSVWCAIVRFEIVRCPVRFWDKTDLGIVIRACIIIHNMIVENERDTYATQFDHLRTYDDATNGLLKPNLGEEISVQYETYIQKTIQMHDKRAHRHYIFSIL is encoded by the exons ATGCACTACAACAATGCGTATGACGCTGTTGATGACTATATTCGTATCGAAAAGACTATTGCG ATGAGCGAGGCTTGTGGCTTTCCTGGTATGATGGGTAGCATTAATTGCATGAACTGGAAATGGAAAAATTATCCAAAAGCATGTAAAT ATCGGTCACCTGTGTTCGATGAAGTGCTAGAAGGTCATGCTCTAGAGGTCAACTATACTATCAATGGAAACAATTATAATATGGGCTACTACTTAACTGATGGAAAATATTTTGAATGGGCAACATTTGTCAAAACTATACCACGCGTGCAAGGTGATAAAAggaaattattttcaaaatatcaAGAAAGCCTGCGAAAAGACGTTGTAACGAGCGTTTGGTGTGCTATAGTCCGTTTCGAAATTGTACGTTGTCCAGTACGTTTTTGGGACAAAACAGATCTTGGGATAGTTATAAGGGCATGTATCATAATACATAATATGATTGTTGAAAACGAGAGGGACACATACGCCACTCAGTTTGATCACTTACGAACTTATGATGATGCAACAAATGGCTTATTGAAACCAAATTTAGGCGAAGAAATTTCAGTTCAGTATGAAACGTATATTCAGAAGACTATACAAATGCATGATAAACGAGCACATCGCCATTATATTTTTTCCATTTTGTAA